In Styela clava chromosome 6, kaStyClav1.hap1.2, whole genome shotgun sequence, the genomic window ttttttttgctcttcatgaactaaaataaaaatgaagtagATTTTAAtgcagaaaaattaaaaatataaaataaactgaGAATACTATTATTGTGCTTGCATATTTTCGAACAGAAGACCGAAATTAGTAGTGTCAAAAAAGATTAATTCGACTCCCAGCGTGCTTTTTCACAACCCATGGGAGATCGAGACCCCCAGTTTGGAGAGTACTAGGCATGTGTGTTGGTATGTTTCCTGATTGCTTTTATACATGCTTTTAGCACTGGCTCATTTTGAATGCACATATTGATATTCACACCTATTGCCAATGCTATCTACTTTCAATCTTATATTAATGATAATATTGGCATTGCAGAACCGAATGgagaaatataatttcaatcaGATCATTAAATTTCATTATCTCTCGTTACGACAtcattgttcaaattttggatcACCTTGTTATCAGAAGAAACTACACAAAATACAACCATATGGACCTTCAATAATGGCTTGTTACTGGGATGAAAATATGTTCATAGCTGAGAGCTGACGCTTTTATAAAGCCTGAATATTTGGCAAACTTAAATTTTCTTTGGATTTTTTGATGAATGTACTTTTTTGTGCTTCATGCAGATTTATTTGGTTTAAATAGTGTATAAAATAGCAGTGTAATTTGTCTTCACTTAAGACAAAAGCCATCTTCCATATTTCAATCCAATGATGGCAACTGTCCAAGCAAATGCACGTGAACAtgttcttatttttttattgagaaTGTTGATCCGGTAGacaaaaatgtaattattttatttctttctccatttttttcattaacttcAAGTCTAATATCTCTAAATGTATATTATACCTTTATTTTAGCATTTACTTATTATATACTATATTACTGTCGTACTGTTCATAACCAAGTTTGGTGTcttaacattaaaattaaatcGATTCTATCCTATGATCTGTTTATAATATTCAATGACTTTCAGCTTTTATCaagaactaaaaaaaattcaaactttgGTGCTGCTTTGTATCTAATTTTCCGATCTCCCATTGGCATATTTTGTATGAAAgcagtttttaaaaaactttacaACTCAAAATCTcttgtcttgctttattaaaatgattttcaGACATTTAAATACTTTCTTCAAAAGTCCGAATCTTTTTCATTCATACTTTTCATGCAGTATATTTTTCTTTTGAGGGGATGATACTGAAACAGTTGTATGAAACAAATTAGTAGCAAAACTGTCACTCTAAACGGTGTCATAAAAATAGAATTAACTAGATTTAAATTGCTAAAAATAACTTTGTAGATAGAgcatgattttatcaaatatttttattttcccgTTTTTATTGTATACTGctcaaaaaatgaaacaattagttgtttattttttggtaattttcttCCATGACGGCATTAATCTGGGAGATTGAAGATTTGGAAAATCAAAGAAAAACATTCTCgaacaaattaatattattgtatttgttCAAGTTTCACCTAATATAAATTCTGAATCATTAACTGGAGTTCATCATATTCAACGATTATATCATCAGTCAAAAAGAATGTTTTTATTCTGAAGATTTTGCTTGTGATATTTTTGGGCAGCTTTCAGCCCATTTTTGGATGATACTACCTTGGTAGGAAGTCAATCATTTGTcatgcattttttaaattatttatcgCTCTAATTGCAATTTATTCCACCAGGAACGATTcaagtttaataaaaatattctggaTTTACTTTCTCTTGACAGTCCGCGGAAGTCAAAAGACTGCAAATTTTTTCACAACCACATATTTTTATGTGCTGTTCACTTTTGTTTGCCACCTGTCATATTTAAGTTATATGCATGGTGTATAATTAACTCGTGTCTTTTAAAATGTCTCCAGCTCAAGTTGAATTGTCAAATGAATGGTGAACCAGGAATGCCTTTTGTACTTGTTGCTGCTTAAAATGTTTCGTGACTGCTGATGCATGTTATGCTTAGTAAAATAAAGCCGTCCCACGTTTCTGACTCGAATTTTGTGTTTGGGGTATTGTAGTTTGGAAAGGATGCTACTCTGTAAAGTTTTCATCTttaattaaatttgatattttaaaagtCTGCTAGCTTACCCAAGCTAGTGGCCTCAAATCCGTTATAAAACTAGGTATGCAAGCCATtaattcaattcgtttattactccagaccgctgtggtccatataaaaacaacacaacaaataaacataagcaaacaaaaataacgcaataaatacataaaatacctgatatgacaatcagattcacagtaAGTCTCAAAAAAGAGTTATAATATAGCAATTCAAGAGACCAAAAGTGAGGTATAGAATCTAAGGTAGCCCGTGACAATCTGTAAAATGTTTTGTCTAATGAGAATATTTTATCAATGTACAGTGcaaaaatcaatatcaaaaaatgagaaaatttgaaataatatttatgtaCAATTCTAAAAACAGTCGGCTGTAATAGAACTGCCGCTGAAAGTTTGTGGTCGTTAACCCACGGAAAGCCAGAAAAAGATGTGGCATCAAATTCTGCCTGATAATAGATCCGCCTTTCGTCATATTTATATAGTTTTATCATTTGAAATgtcattaaattttgtttacttgcatattattgataaaaaatgaattttcaaatcGGTGTTTCGGTATGGAAAATAGATTTCGATGGAATTCGCTGTAACAAGCAGATACGTTGCCATGGTTACTAGCTCGCGTTGTTTAGCAGTTGTGGTTTTTGTCTCCGCCAGTGCTTTTTGGAAAGGTGATGGCTTTGTTTCTAAAAGCGTAAAACCTGTTCCTGTAGTTATTATATACGTTTCGTTTTTATACTCGTTTGAGAAACGGTTACCGGAACTGATAATCAACATGGTCGTTAAAGACAGAAGATCCAATGTTAAAAAAGATTCTTTGCAACCTTCAGCAGCACCCACGATTCCCAATGATACAAAGGTTTTAAGAAGAATAATTGCAGAAGATCCTGATTGGTCATTAGCAACAGTACCTCTTTTGAAAGATTTAGTGATAAACCATATTGTTGACAATTTTGAAAGTAAGGACTTGTCTAACTGTTTAAATACACTGTTCTGCTGATTGGTAAAAAGCATGTCATATCGTGAGACCACTGTCACACTGCTGGCTCAGATAAGTTTGGGCTATATATCAGATTATTATTTACATGGAAAATAATGTACTCTAATAAAAATAACCTCCATTTAATGTAATTCCTATTAAACATATTCAAAACtgaattaaaatgataataacaACAGCtttagcgtatttatgtatgtTACATTTTTCCAGAAAATCCAATACTGAAAGAACTTCAtccaaaagataaaaacaaagtTCTTGATAAAATTGCACCAAAAATAGATATCATTGTAACAGCTCACTTGGTTGAAGATGAATCCTATTGGAAAAGATGTTGTAAAGCTAAGTAAGTTGCGccaaaaaagtttaaataataGATAAATAGAACTCATACCCGTATCAGGTtagacaaatatttgaaaattccaaGTATTTCGTTTCTCTGGATCTTTTACATGTGAAGTTAGTGTCTTGTTATAACCTGCTCAGCGATTGACAGACCACACTAAATCCTGTGCGGATAGTGATAATGAAGTGAGAGAGTATTGCACACATCCCACCATCATAAGGTGGTTTTACATCCGGTGGCCAGTTACACCTTCCTTCCCCAGTGAAACAACTATCaggttaactattcccatacttGGCATGAAATGGTAATTGGTTGAGAGTCCAATGCCATGCAATTAGGTGCCATTAACTTTCCCCAAGATAGATATGAGAATCCTCTCCTGATTTGATCAAAGTTCAAACATAATTTTGTAGATACCACATATGTGACGTCACCAATTATGGTGGAAGCTGGAAAAGGATGTTTTTTGAAAGATATATGCAAgatgttgtggaaaattttgTACCAGAGAAAACTAGCGATGATGTAGTTACAAACGCCATTCCCCTATGCTcgaaatatgtcaaaagattagACATCAAACAACTTCTTCCTCCTGTAAAAGAACCAACGAAACCCGGAGTTCAAGAGGAAGAAGCATCAGATATGGGAAGTGATGCAGGAACGGAAAGTCCTGAAATGGACCACTTTGAATTTGGAGAACTTCTGGAGAAACTTCCGAATTTGGAAGAATTCAAAGTAACTTATGGCGTGCGAGATTGTGGAATGAACTTTGAATGGAATCTTTTTCAATTCACACAACGAGATTGTCTTCTAGTTGCAAAAGCACTGCGATCCTGCAcatggttgaaaaaaatatgtgtTCATAAAAGCAAGGTAGATGACGCAAAAGTGCGAGTTTTAGTTAGCAATCTTCTCGATCATCCTTGCCTCACTAATCTGGATCTTTCACATAATTGCATCGGTGATAAGGGTGCAAGAGGAATCGCAAAACTTATTAACAACAGGTGAATTGCTAATTTGTATATTATCGAGCTTACTTTAATTAGAGTAATATcattgaaaattgttttaaatatgtTGCAGATGCCCAAACCTCACTTCAATTACCCTTTGTGATAACATCATAAGACAAGAAGGAGCAAAAGCAATTGCATATTCCatcacaaaaaattcaaaattgaaggCTCTCAACCTGAGATTGAACAGGTTAGTGTCAATCACACACTTgcacataatttttttttttttaatttcttataTGGACATATTGCGTGGTACCATCATACACATATTGTTTCCATTGCCACGGTTACGATTATACCTAACCAGATTTAGGTTAAAAAATCAATTCTAAAAGTATTCATTTCATGCATTATAATTGCCATCAAATAGGTTTTGTTTGTCCGCCACTCATTGGATATAGTAAATTCTTCAATAGTTTCTAATCTCCAATTTGAGacacataataacaatttgAGAATGCAAATGTTTTGTTCATCTGTTTGATGAAgagtaactaatttttttacaaatttaggCTCATTCAGTGtcaatttaataatatatatcggTTATTCCGTTTTGGAAATCCCAGGTTCAATTCATAATGAAAAACCATTCACATTAACAGAATGGGTGATGTTGGTGGTCAGGCCATTGCAAAAGCACTTTTGAACAACAACACATTAGAAGATATCAACTTATCATGTAACGACTTGACTGAACCATCAGCTGCTGTTTTCTCTCAAGTTCTCATATCTAACACTGCATTAACAACAATAAGTCTTTCAGGAAACAGAATTGGGCCAGTAAGTTGAAGTTGTAATGAAACTTATTCCAGCAGATGGGGATTTACTCTAATTGATGTGAGTCTCAACCATTCCACATTCTCTCTGCCAGGCAAAGCTAACATTTTTGACTTTGCCACCAATTACACACATCAGCTTTGCTAAATTTAAAATGGCAGAGATTTTATCGatgccatatattgttttggccctcacaaaTGTAACTTggacaattactgattaaaaaacaacaaccctggtcaaaatatatttagaactgacttcgtaacaaaattgaaattttaaggggactttatggacaccatgtATATTCTAAAATTGAGTCATGTTTAACAGAATCTATCGGTCAGGAATGCAGTTAAGATATTAGGTTTATATTGGCTCAAAATGATGATTTTGccaaataaaacaatttaaatgaatattcaattcattttggaCATCATTGTCCCTATGTTTCTGAAATATCTTGATGCACGTTTGCTTGTCAAATTATAGGATGGTGGCAAGCAACTTCAAGAAGGCATGGAAGAGAACAGCACAATCACAGAGTTGGATTTGCGATTGACAGAATCTGGTCAGGAAAGTGAGTATTGTATCCAACAAGTTCTCAAAGAGAACCAAGAAAAAGCAAGATTAAAGGAATTAGAGAGAATTCCTTCAGCATCTACAGTCGCCACATAAAGAAACTagttttgtgtttattttattgtgtttaCATCTGTCTAATATTATTGtacaattgaataaatttttaaccTGTTATGGTTTGTTAACAATTCACTGTAAGATTAAGGTAGATTTTTTTGcaagttcaaattttattttgcatgTTCAACTGCTAAAATTAGAAGAATTAAAACATAAATGAAATCATGGAACATAGTATCATGCTCAATAACAAACACAGCTACTGGCTTTAGTTTGACAATTCATTCAAACCTGATTTTCTCGCCCTGTTTTATCCTTGCTTGCATTGATCCATTATAAAAATCTTGAGCTGCTAATGGCTTACCataaactaattttgttattcCCACAAATGTATCCTTACATCTTACATAAATTGTTTTGGATTTCTTGTCAAAATGAACATCTCCCGGTATAGTTTTTTCAACCAAGCCTTGAGGAATTTCTTCCATGTCTAGTCTtgtcattttttgtaatttaacCCCTTTTTCTTGGTAATTCGTCCGTAATACAAAGTCTTTGTTAAATCCAAATGCCTTATACTTCCTATAAATTTCTTCTGCAGTTTGTGCCTCCCACGAAATATTGGAATGTCCAGTAGTTATTTTAGGTGCATATGAGATCTCGCCAGTTTGCTCTTTGGCATTTTCCAAATACAATTCAATATTTCCAAGACATTTGAGTAAGCATTTTGATGCAATATCTTCCAGAGCAATTCCAAGATCTTCTGAAGTCCACTCTTGTTTCACTTTTATTACTTCACTCTGTGCTAATATGCGCCCATGGTCAAATTTGCCAGACTTAATCTCCATGACAGTGATTCCAGCATTTCTATCACCATTCATTATAGTGTGTGCTAATGGTGAAGCACCTCTCCATTTTGGTAATATACTTCCATGTACATTTATCATTCCAAATTTGTAAGACTTGATGACTTTCTTAGGTAATAATTTCCCGAATGATACAACTACACCAATATCGTACTTGCAGTCTCTCGGAAACTCTGGATATGTAAATATAGGGATTTTTTCTTTGTCCGCAAATATTTTAACAGGTAATTTGCTCTGCTTCTCAGGTAAGCAGACAACCCCTAGTTTATCCACAGCTTTACCAGATTCAGCTGACAGTTTTGAGTTATTGTGAAGTGATTTTAGACATGCCTTAGAAAACACATCACTGCCAAAAAACAGCACTGATAATCTTCTGTATCTAATGGGAAATAAATTATGCCATTGTACATTGCTATGATTAAGAATTACTCTTGTTGTCTTTCTCAGCATCTTCTATTTCCCGCTTTTCCATTAGATAAGATGTCAGTTTCTGTTGTTCTTCTAATTCAAGTCTATTTTGTTCTCGTCTTTTTATTCCCTCTTCTTGTCGCAGTTTGTCTTCCAACAAACCTTCTTGCAGTCTCTGAAGTACAATGAAGGATTTATGGAAGGGCTGAATGTGAACTAATTTTTCCAAACGCCAAACCCGCATAATGTTGCTTGGAATTGACAGTGAACCATTTGACCAGGCTTTTTAAAACTCTGTCATTAGGAGTAATGGATAGGCCATCTGGGCAACACAAGGCAAAACAAGTGAACTCTCTCTCTCGATTAGAATATACTCCGCGAACAAAAGATTGGTGCTACTAGTACTAGCACCACAGGGAATGAAGCCTTTTTAAAAAGATTCATTGGATTAACATGTTTGGGATAACTCTTACCAGATAATTTGATAACTTTATCATGCTATTTCATAATctaccaaaattaaaaaattctgtaaaataaataagTAGTGATACACAGCAGCACAGCTATTTTAACATTGGGACAGGATCAGTTACGTATTAATATATCCGACGAGTGACAGAGTCAAAATTGTACCAAAGTTAACCAGCCCTTATTACATTGATTTCTCTTTCTTATTTCATCACCTCATCGGGGTTCCCAACACTTTTTACACCGCAGAATGAATCTTAGTTTTAACGGACCCCCCTCCTATGTCGTATCAATTTATGTGCCAAACCATCGAGGAAGGATAAGGTTTCACAAACTAACGTTCAATACTGGCAGCAATTCGATAAGATCATGATCTATTTGTATATGCTCCAGAGTTCAGAGAAATAACTCtttcaaatcattttatattgatgtagaatattcaatatttggggatgaattattattaaatatcttTATCATAAACTGGAAATATTATCCTAAATAGGGAGTATCATACTatcgattttattttaataaatctgaatgtaataaaataattctaaaataaatGCCAACAGGCAGGGTggaaaatttggaaaatgtCAGTTAAAACAAGGAGACATAAAAGTCCTACATAGGTAATCCAATCTTGTGACAGGGAATATAAGTGGAAAAATGGACGAAATTCTCTTGATCAAGTTTTAGGCTGGGGAGAATCGTAATAATAGATAAATATAAGTGAAAAAGCATGATGGCTTTATTTTTGTTCAAGTACACAATGTTTCAAACAAAATAGACTGAGGTTATTTTCTCATTTGTGTGAGTATGGGTGAATGTGTACAAGCCTTGTATAAAGCACTTGTTAAAAACCTTTTTCTAGGTTTTGACTATTTTCCGATCTTTCCGTCGCCCTTGTCTGTTCTTGTTTTTCGTGTTCTGTATTTTAGACCAGagttcgaaataaaattgtatcgCATTGTACGACAAAACAGTGAAATAAATGGCTGCAGAATACACGGGCGTGATAGCAAAATAAGAAACACACAAACAGGTAAAGGGATAAACAAAATACAAACCTCTTTGTTTCTTTTTTGGTCGTAGTGAACGTATCCAATAACTGATGAAGTGAAGGTGATAGAAGCGGCAAGAGTTGATTTGGCAGCGAACGACATGACGATTTACGGCATGATCCGTAGCAGTCAGTGATAATCAGTAAATGAAACGATGCGTAAAGGTAtaggaaaaaaagaaaaaggctCACACGTTTAAGTTTGTCTTTTCAGTATGTATTTTGTCCCGATCAAGCGCGAATTcttttgttgttgttcaaaCGGAAAATATATTTCCTTTACAGCGATCATCGACGTCTTGCCGTTGCAGGACCAATCTTAGCAgctatatataccgtatatacgGTACTTAAGCTTACAATAAAATAaccccggtttagccgggacagtacCGATTTTGACCATCTGTCCCGTCCGGTAAATTTTAATGTCCGGTCATTCAGAATTGCagtgataaatatatatttttaataagaatacaattttttttaacggaGGCTGGCCACTGACTGATTCTAATTGTATATGCCATTATCGTGACTGTTGCTGCCAATCCCTTGACCCCCCCCTTCCTTATCATCATCCTGCTTCAATCCAACTATCAGTGCAGCAGTGGTTAGGATCCGCTAGCATTACAGTTACAGCCTTTCTTatccttgttcggagtgaaaacGAAAATATTTTGCGGGCCATTTTCCGGACAGGACTTCTTGGAGATACTCCCAGACCTCTCCATGAAATTGGAAACCAAGCAGAGCAATTTCTTTACTGGCAACCAAAATCGTATCAAAGTAATATAAACGCATTCATTGACATGTTGCCGAAGTTCTATCTAAATGAGTATTGATCGGCCCTGAAAGACACAGACGCAAGTACTAGTTCAAAGTAGAATGTTTCCTGGAAAATGTATCCTGTCTACTCTAGCTAAAATTAAGAAATTATACACTGTTCAGGCTAACTGCTAACCAACACACGGAATATAAGAACAAATCCCAAAGTTTTTGTTTATTAcaaagagaaataaaaaatggtTTGACAAGTCGTCCCTAAGCAGCAGCGCACAAAATACAATCCATTAACCTGTGTTTAGCTCTGGTGAGtctaatttcaaaataatctttatTTATATACGCGAATTTGAGAACATGAACAAGAAGGAATTGATTTGGAAGATGAAATGTTGCAaataattcagtattttaaattgtgtGGATGAGTGCACAATACAGAAACAAACCAAATAAATCGCACCGTTTCACTACGAGATACCAATAGTCAGGTGTGATGAATGACCAGTTTTAAATAACATAGTATTTCACAAATCACAACattgtgacaaaattaaatAAGTACGGGGCACAATATTCGATTCTGCACACTGTACCCCACCGTCCAACTAAGATCCCATCCCGTCCAACTCCCATCTTTCAACTCAAGCAAAATCGTACAGatattttctcataaaataaattctCCCAACATATGGGTTTAAATCGATGCCAAGCACTGCATAAATGTTGTGATGCTGTGGCAAGTACCCAGTGATGAAATATCCAACATGAATTCTGCTGCAgtcaataaaacattttgctGGCGAGATTTAAAGTCACAAACAAACATAAATGAATAAGTCTGTAGAAGCAGGGGAATTGGAATAAGATATTCAATCAGTAAGAATTTTTTCACCAATCAATTCAGAAAAATCATAAAACTTTCCTTGGTTTCTTAATTTTAGGAATGTTGCAGCCCTATAAACACAAGTAGAAAAGCATCAGCGATAAAGTTATTTCAAATTATGAAATTTCCATCAAAACCTCCATATGTATAATGATGCATATAGAGATGTACCAACATTAGTTGACAACCATCTGAAAATACTTATAACTTATAATTAGATTGGTGCTCCCAAACCAGTATTTGCAAATTAGTATATAATTGGTCTTTACAAAACATCTAATGAATAATCATGTTAATATAAACTTTCCAAAGCAAGctgaatataacaattcgttATTTCGATAACAAACCTAAAAACGCAAtccaaaataatttgaatttaaaggATGATTTCAGTCAGTCGGATTTTATTCTGCAATGTAGTTGTATCCTGTAATTTTACCCTTCAAGCCAATACAAACATCGTTGATATAGCAAATACTGCTATATTGGTACATCTCTAAGACGAAACCGAATATTGGAATAATTGTAACATAATATTCTAGCAGTGgtgtttattataaaaatagcaAGGTGGCACACTTATCATGatcataattatattttccaGAATTGTAGCTAGGAATGGAGTTTTAGCAAGGTGGAACTTCACGATCTATTTTTCGTATGACAGtttgaatttgcaaataaattgtGTGATTATTACTGATTTCATGTCATTTTCTCCATAATGAGACAGCTACCTTCCTATATTATCATGAAATGCGATTAATAAATCATTGGTAACGTAAAGTAATATGAAGCCAAATTTGAGACAGTAAAACCAAAGTACTTATGTCACATTTTTCAGGAGACTTTTAGTTATCTCCTCTCATTATGGACCGATTTTTGGGTTCCAAAGTTGAACCTGTTTTGGTTTTGAATTTGGGTATTGCCGTATGTATATTTTTGGTTTTGACTATACAGAttcgaaaataacaaaaatgtgattttctCAAAACCTTAAATGAGACATAATTTGGTTCTACTGCATGAAATTCGCATCTCCGTGAACAGAATGTTACCGACAATCAGCAAGCttaatttgttcattttcataTGGTTCAACCAAAGACTTCTCATACATAGTTCTGGCTGCTTTTTAACAATGTCACTCAGCAATTCTCTCTAAACGGCAGTTTTAGATAAATTTGGGAGAGTGTCGCCCATCGCAATTTGGTCTATATATGTatgatttgttaaattttactattttgtcAAGCCTTCCTTTTTGGCCTCTGTTTCATATATGAGCAGTCTCCACATCTTTACTACAAAAACTTCAGCTTCATCATCAAGCACCATGGAAACATCTTCGTAAATTCGTTCAGGAGGACTTTTTGACATAATCTTGCTGCATATGAATTCAACCAACGTGGGTTCTTCTTCGCCAATATATTCCACAATTTTTTTAGTTATCCAAGGCTGAATTCTTTTATCCATCAAGTTGGCATCAACTTGTGACCAATCGAGATTAAAATCAAAAAGGTCTTCTTTTTTCGTAGGTATTTTATCTATCAATGCACGTACCAACTTACGCTTGTCTTCCGATGTACGCACTGGATGAACTGCATTTTTCTCCTCATGGGTATACTCAAGCGGAACCAGTTTTCTTTTTCTGGGAACTTCCTCTTCATCATCATCTTGATTGAAAACGTCAGATACTTTGAGTTTTTTGCGTTGATTTCCTCCTGGAAGCTGCATGACTGGCTCGGTTTTAGGAATGTTTTGAGCAATAGGGTAGGCTGTCGGTGACAAGCTTTGCTCATCATATTCCATTTTTATCTCTCCAGAATTTTCTGGGGTATCATTACCATTGTGTGAAATCGCTTCGAAAGTATTGAATGTGCCTTTCTTAAATGAAGTAGCAGGTTCATCCACAACAGGAACAAGATTAGCAGAGACAAGTCGAGGTCCGTTTGAGGATTTTTCTTCAGATTCAGCCTCGCTTTCACTAGAGTTAGATCCGGATTTTTCGTCCCTTTCTGACTCCGAGTCCGAACCAGATGATGAAGAAGAACTCGACGAAGTTCGCTTTTTCACAGAAGATTCTCTCTTCACAGGTGGTGGAGTGTCAGGTTTCAGTAATGGCTGCCATACATTTTCAGTTTCCTTCAAAGCTTTCGCGATTGCCGCTTCTGGGTCTGGATGGTTTTCCTCGACTAATTTTTGTCTGAGAGCATCAATCTCTTCTTGCTCCTTTTTGCGGTCTTTGTTGTCAGCATCATTTTCTCGTTCCCATTCCCTTCTACGTTTCATCATTGCACCACCAGTATAATATTTGGGATCCATTTTCAAGTCATCGTAGTCTGCAAGGAATTCTTGCAAACGTTTTGCCTCTCTCAACATTTCCTTACGAAGTATTAAATCTCGT contains:
- the LOC120331627 gene encoding dynein regulatory complex subunit 5-like, with protein sequence MEFAVTSRYVAMVTSSRCLAVVVFVSASAFWKGDGFVSKSVKPVPVVIIYVSFLYSFEKRLPELIINMVVKDRRSNVKKDSLQPSAAPTIPNDTKVLRRIIAEDPDWSLATVPLLKDLVINHIVDNFEKNPILKELHPKDKNKVLDKIAPKIDIIVTAHLVEDESYWKRCCKAKYHICDVTNYGGSWKRMFFERYMQDVVENFVPEKTSDDVVTNAIPLCSKYVKRLDIKQLLPPVKEPTKPGVQEEEASDMGSDAGTESPEMDHFEFGELLEKLPNLEEFKVTYGVRDCGMNFEWNLFQFTQRDCLLVAKALRSCTWLKKICVHKSKVDDAKVRVLVSNLLDHPCLTNLDLSHNCIGDKGARGIAKLINNRCPNLTSITLCDNIIRQEGAKAIAYSITKNSKLKALNLRLNRMGDVGGQAIAKALLNNNTLEDINLSCNDLTEPSAAVFSQVLISNTALTTISLSGNRIGPDGGKQLQEGMEENSTITELDLRLTESGQESEYCIQQVLKENQEKARLKELERIPSASTVAT
- the LOC120331628 gene encoding methionyl-tRNA formyltransferase, mitochondrial-like, which encodes MLRKTTRVILNHSNVQWHNLFPIRYRRLSVLFFGSDVFSKACLKSLHNNSKLSAESGKAVDKLGVVCLPEKQSKLPVKIFADKEKIPIFTYPEFPRDCKYDIGVVVSFGKLLPKKVIKSYKFGMINVHGSILPKWRGASPLAHTIMNGDRNAGITVMEIKSGKFDHGRILAQSEVIKVKQEWTSEDLGIALEDIASKCLLKCLGNIELYLENAKEQTGEISYAPKITTGHSNISWEAQTAEEIYRKYKAFGFNKDFVLRTNYQEKGVKLQKMTRLDMEEIPQGLVEKTIPGDVHFDKKSKTIYVRCKDTFVGITKLVYGKPLAAQDFYNGSMQARIKQGEKIRFE